One region of Thunnus thynnus chromosome 14, fThuThy2.1, whole genome shotgun sequence genomic DNA includes:
- the LOC137196549 gene encoding DELTA-stichotoxin-Hmg2b-like yields the protein MPHRNCSVEINNNSGCYTLANPRVFIESGCCEVPLPPMVGPCSAASALFNKTTGAATGAVGVFTYDLFNADLNDYSHVMAVMFSVPYDRNLYSNWFAVGIFDRGNNCDYNLYDIMYNGSENNFVRAKADGSCISFQGDYVIVSASMSDSGEAVLRVDISDTGMY from the exons ATGCCTCATCGCAACTGCTCAGTTGAGATCAACAACAACTCTGGCTGTTACACTCTTGCCAACCCAAG ggtGTTCATTGAGAGTGGCTGCTGTGAGGTCCCTCTGCCGCCCATGGTGGGTCCATGCTCCGCTGCCAGTGCATTGTTCAACAAGACCACCGGTGCTGCAACTGGCGCAGTCGGCGTCTTCACCTATGACCTTTTCAATGCTGACCTGAACGACTACAGCCATGTCATGGCTGTTATGTTCTCTGTGCCCTACGACCGAAACCTCTACTCCAACTGGTTTGCCGTGGGGATATTTGATAGAGGCAACAATTGTGACTACAATCTTTATGATATCATGTATAATGGAAGTGAAAATAATTTTGTAAGAGCAAAGGCTGATGGCTCCTGCATTTCTTTTCAGGGCGATTATGTTATTGTCAGTGCCTCCATGTCAGACTCCGGTGAAGCTGTCCTGAGGGTGGACATCAGTGATACTGGCATGtattga